In Propionicimonas paludicola, a single window of DNA contains:
- a CDS encoding general stress protein, which produces MTQSMSPKLSSLFQLEYPQSVGVYNTYDDAQRVVDFLADQKFPVQHLAIVGTELRSVERVLGRRNWGTVMLAGVQNGVTTGIMISLLMMLFVQEAAANPIVIIVYALLIGIFVGVVMSAISYWAARGKRDFTSVSQTIATKYEVLAEHKVAGQARGLVATMPGARAAQFDAGWTAQQPGYGYPQQPGYPQGYPQPGYPQQAYPQPGFPPAGYPQPYPEQGYPQPTPGYGQPDGTQPVAAAPEVPPVTPSAPGSPSSSSEQTPKG; this is translated from the coding sequence ATGACCCAGTCGATGTCGCCCAAGCTGAGCAGTCTGTTCCAGCTGGAGTATCCGCAGTCGGTCGGCGTGTACAACACCTATGACGATGCCCAGCGGGTCGTCGACTTCCTGGCCGACCAGAAGTTCCCGGTGCAGCACCTGGCCATTGTCGGCACGGAGTTGCGCTCGGTGGAGCGCGTGCTCGGCCGCCGCAACTGGGGGACGGTAATGCTGGCCGGCGTCCAGAACGGCGTCACCACCGGCATCATGATCAGCCTGCTGATGATGCTCTTCGTCCAGGAGGCTGCGGCCAACCCGATCGTGATCATCGTCTACGCCCTGCTGATCGGCATCTTCGTGGGCGTGGTGATGTCGGCCATCTCCTACTGGGCGGCCCGCGGCAAGCGGGACTTCACTTCGGTCTCCCAAACCATCGCCACCAAGTACGAGGTGCTCGCTGAGCACAAGGTGGCCGGCCAGGCCCGTGGTCTGGTGGCCACCATGCCGGGCGCCCGCGCCGCGCAGTTCGACGCTGGTTGGACCGCTCAGCAGCCCGGCTACGGCTATCCCCAACAGCCCGGCTATCCGCAGGGCTACCCGCAGCCCGGCTATCCGCAGCAGGCCTACCCGCAACCCGGCTTCCCGCCGGCCGGCTACCCGCAGCCCTACCCCGAGCAGGGCTACCCGCAGCCGACTCCCGGCTACGGACAGCCGGACGGCACCCAGCCCGTCGCTGCCGCCCCGGAGGTACCTCCGGTGACCCCCAGCGCTCCCGGCTCGCCGTCCTCCAGCTCGGAGCAAACCCCGAAGGGCTGA